In Candidatus Dormiibacterota bacterium, the DNA window CGAGGCGGGGAACACCTTCCGCGACCGCGCCGGAGCCGCCAACCAGGCGCTCGCCGCGATCGCCGACGAGGTGGTGCTGGTGGTCGCCGGGCTGCCGCTCTGGCTCAGGGGCGGGCCCGGGTGAGCGACCTGGCGTCGGCGGTCGCGCGGGTGCCCGCAACCTGCGGCGAGCTGCTCCAGGGGGTGGACCGCCGGGGGCCGGTGCTGGTGTCGCTCCCGGTCGAGCGGGCCGGCACCGTCGAGGTGGTCCTGGTCGAGGAGCCGGGGCTCCGGGTCGAGCCCGATCGCCCCCGCGCCCGGGCGGCGCTGCGCCTGGCCCTCGACGCCTGCGGGTGGAGGGGTGGGGCGCGGGTGCGGCTCGGTGCCGAGGTGCCCGCCGGCCGGGGCCTGGGCTCGAGCACGGTCGACGTCGCCGGAGTGCTCTGCGCCACCGCCGCCGCCGCCGGGTGCGGGCTCGACCCCGCCCGCCTGATGACCCTCGCCACCGCGGTGGAGCCCAGCGACACCAGCCCGCTCGCCGGCCTGTGGGCGGTCGACCACGTCCACGGCGGCCGGCTCCGGCACCTCGGCCCCGCCCCGACCGCCTGGGTCGCCGTGGTCGACGGCGGCGGGACGGTCGACACCGTCGCTCTCCACGAGCGGGCGGGAGCGGGCCCGCCGCTGCCCCCGGGCACCCTGGAGGCGCTCGCCGCCGCGGTGGCCGCGGGCGACCTCGACGCCGTCGGCGCCCTGGCCACCGCCTCGGCGCGCCGCAACCAGTGGAGGCTGCCCCATCCCGCCCTCGACGCCGCCCTCGCCGTGGCCGCCGGGACCGGCGCCGCCGGCGTCTGCGCCGCCCACAGCGGCACCCTGCTCGGGCTGCTCTGCGGCTCCGCCGAGCAGGCCCGCCGCGCCGCCGCACATCTCCGCGACCGCGGCTGGCCGGCCTCGGTCGACCGCGTCTCCGCACCGGGGGTGACGGTCCAGGATGTGCAACCGACGGTACAGAGTGGTCAGCGGGGGACTCGAACCCTCGACCTCGCGGATGTGAACCGCGCGCTCTAACCAACTGAGCTAGCTGACCCTGCCGCCCCGGCGAGGCGCGATTGTACCGTCGAGTGCGGGGCGGAAGGGCGTTTGCGTACGCTGTGACACCGGCCGGCGGCCCGACCGGCCGGGGGAGGGGTGACCCGCTCACCCCGGGGGAGGATCGCTGCTGTGGACGTCACCGGCTCCGTCGCGCTGATCACCGGGGGGGCCTCCGGGCTCGGCGCCGCCACCGCCCAGCGGCTCGCCGGTGCGGGGGCGACCGTGGTCATCCTCGATCTGCCCGGCAGCGCCGGCGCCGACCTCGCCGCGACCCTGCCCCACGGCGCCCGCTTCGTCCCCGCCGACGTCACCGACGCCGAGGCGGTGGCCGGCGCCGTCGCCACCGCCGCCGGGCTCGGCGAGCTCCGCGTGCTGGTCTGCTGCGCGGGGGTCGGCCCGCCCGCCAAGGTGGTCGGCCGCGACGGCACCCCGATGCCGCTCCAGCACTTCACCCGCATCCTCGAGATCAACCTGGTCGGCACCTTCAACGCGGTCCGGCTGGCGGCGGCGCGGATGGTCGCCAACCCGCCGAACGACGACGGCGAGCGCGGCGTCGTGGTGATGACCTCCTCGATCGCCGCGTACGACGGCCAGATCGGGCAGGTGGCCTACTCGGCGAGCAAGGGGGGCATCGTGGGCATGACCCTGCCCCTGGCCCGCGACCTCTCCCGCGACGGCGTGCGCGTCGTCACCATCGCTCCCGGCACCTTCGACACCCCGCTGCTCGCCGGCGCCCCCCAGAACGTCCGCGACGCCCTCGGCGCCGCGGTGCCCTTCCCCTCCCGGCTGGGGCGGCCCGAGGAGTACGGCGCGCTGGTGGAATGCATCGTCGGCAACGCGATGCTCAACGGCGAGGTCATCCGCCTCGACGGCGCGATGCGGATGCCCCCGCGCTGAGGCTCAGCAGGCGCGGGTCTCGAGGCGCAGAAGCACCCTCCGGCGACGGCCTCAGCAGATGCGCGGGAGCGGGTCTCCGATGAGCATGTCGACGACCCGGGTGCCGCCGAAGCCGGTGCGGATGAACACCATCCCCTCCGGCTCCTCGCGGACCTCGCCGATCCGCGCCGCCTCCGCGCCCTCGGGGAGCGACCGCATCAGCTCGAGCGCGCGCTCGGCGTCGGCCGCGGCGACGATGGCGACCAGCACCCCCTCGTTGGCGATGTAGAGCGGCTCGATGCCGAGGATCTCGGCGACCCCCCGCACCTGGTCGTGGACGGGGAGGTCGTCCTCGTCGATGGCCACCGCGAGCCCCGCCTGCTGGGCGATCTCGTTGAGCACGGTGGCGACGCCGCCACGGGTGGCATCGCGCATGAAGTGGACGTCGACCCCGGCGTCGAGAAGGGTGGAGACCAGCCTCCAGAGCGGCTGGGTGTCGCTGTGCAGCGACTCGGCCTCGAGGTCGACGTCGCCGCGGGCCAGCATCACGGTGCTGCCGTGGTCGCCGATCGCGCCGTTGAGCAGCACCACGTCGCCGGGCCGGATCCGCCCGAACCCGAGGCGCTGGGGCTCGCGGACCAGCCCCACCCCGGTGGTGGTGATGAAGAGCTGGTCGGCCTTGCCCCGGGGCACCACCTTGGTGTCGCCGGTCACGATCGAGACCCCGGCGCGGTCGGCGGCGGCCCGCATCGACTCCACCACCCGGCGCAGCAGGCCGATGTCGAGCCCCTCCTCGAGGATGAACGCCGCCGAGAGGCAGAGCGGCTGAGCGCCGCCCACGGCGAGGTCGTTGACGGTGCCGTTCACCGCCAGCTCGCCGATGTCGCCCCCGGGGAAGAACAGCGGGCTGACCACGAAGGAGTCGGTGCTCATCGCCAGCCGGGCGCCGTCGAGCCCGGGGATGGTCAGCTGGGCGTTGTCACCGAGCTGGTCGAGGAGCGGGTTGCTGAGCACGTCGGCGAACAGCGCGGTCACCAGCGTGTGACTCGACTTGCCGCCGGCGCCGTGGCTCATGGTGATCGTGGACTCGCGCAGCGACGGCTTGCGCTTGCGCATCTCGGCGATCCGGGCCAGGACGCGTTGCTCCGGATCGGCGATGCGCGCCGTCGCCGCGCGGATGGCGGCGCCCGTCCCCGAACGTGGCGCCGCCTCCTCCTCGCCCATCAGCCGCGGTCCCCGTTGGCCGCGGCACCGGCGAGCACACGCTCACGCTCGCGGGAGCGCGAGTAGCGACCGAAGTTGTAGTAGGCCGCGCAGGCGCCCTCGCTCGACACCATGCAGGTGCCGATCGGGGTCTCGGGGGTGCAGGCGGTGCCGAACACCTTGCACTCCCAGGGCTTGAGCACCCCCTTGAGGACCTCGCCGCACTGGCACGCCTTGGGATCGGCCACCCGCACCCCCGGCACGGTGAAGATCTTCTCGGCGTCGAACTCGGCGAACTCGTCGCGAAGCTGCAGGGCGCTCTGGCTGATGAACCCGAGACCGCGCCACTCGAAGTGGGGGCGGATGGAGAAGACCCTGCCGAGCACCTCGAGCGACTTCGCATTGCCGTCGTCGTGGACGACGCGCTTGTACTGGTTCTCGACCTCGCAGCGACCCTCGAGGATCTGGCGCATCACCATGTGCACGCCCTGGAGGATGTCGAGCGGCTCGAAGCCCACCACCACGACCGGCTTGTTGTAGGTCTGGGTGACGAACTCGTAGGGGCGGATGCCGACCACCGAGGAGACGTGCCCGGGGCCGAGGAAGCCGTCGAGCCGAAGGTCCGGCGAATCGAGGATCGCCTTCATCGGCGGGATGATGGTGACGTGGTTGCAGAAGACCGAGAAGTTCTTCACCCCCTCGGCCTTGGCGTGCAGCAGGGTGAGCGCGGTCGACGGCGCGGTGGTCTCGAAGCCGATCGCGTAGAACACGACCTTGCGATCGGGGTTGTCCCTGGCGATCTTCAGCGCGTCGAGCGGCGAATACACCATGCGCACGTCGGCGCCCTCGGCCTTGGCGTCGAGCAGGCTGCCGTTGCCGCCGGGGACGCGCATCAGGTCGCCGAAGCAGGTGAAGATCACCTCGGGGTTGCGGGCCAGGGCGATGCCGTCGTCGAGGCGTCCCATCGGGATCACGCAGACCGGGCAGCCGGGCCCGTGGACCAGCTCGACGTTGCTCGGCAGCAGGTCCTCGATGCCGTACTTGAAGATCGTGTGGGTGTGACCGCCGCACACCTCCATGATCTTCCAGTGCCTGTCACCGGACTCCTCGGCGATCTTCGCGCCCAGCGCGCGCGCCAGGTCGGCGTCGCGGAACTCGTCAGCGAACTTCATGGACGGCGACCTCCGGTGTCACGGTGAGAACAGTTCCGTCCGGTGCCGACAGGTCGAGTGACATCGATTCTCCGATCGCCTGCAGCTCCTCCTGGTAGGCGGAGCCCATCTCGCCGAGGATCCTCAGCTGGTCCTTCGCCTCCTCCTCGCTCACCCTGCTGAGCGCGAAGCCGACGTGCACGAGCACGTAGTCACCCGGCTCGCAGGCATCAGGACCCACCAGCAGGAGTGTGTTGACCCGCCGCTGCACGCCGCCCAGCTCGACCTTTCCGAACATGCGGTCCTCGTCGAGATACTCGACGAGGCGCGCGGGAATGGCTAGGCACATGCCGGTTCCTCCATGTATCGCTGCACCAGCTCCCAGAGAACGTGGTACAGCGTGGTCTGCACCTCCTGGATGCGGTGGACACTGCTGCTTCGCACCACGAAGCAATGGTCGAGCGTGGCGTCGCGAGCCATCCTGCCGCCGTCGTAGCCGGCGATGCCCACGGTGAGCATGCCGCGGCGGTGCGCCTCCTGCGACCCACGCAGAATGTTCTCGGAGTTGCCGCTCGTCGACACCCCCACCACCACGTCGCCGGGCCGGCCCAGGGCGATGACCTGGCGGAGGAAGACGTCGTCGAAGCTGACGTCGTTGGCCACCGCGGTGACCACGGCGACGTCGTTGGTGAGCGAGAGGGCGGGGATCGGGCGGTGCCCGACCGGCGGGAGCAGGAACTCCGCGACCATGTCGGCGGCGGCGGTCGCGCTGCCCCCGTTGCCGCAGCACAGCAGCCTGCCCCCGGCGGCGAACCGCGCCGCCATCGCCGCCGCGCAGACGACGATCTCGTCCTCGGACTCGGCGAGCATGCGCGTGCGCAGCCGGTTGCTCTCCGCCGACTTCTCGCGCGGCGCCACCGCCAGCTCCTCGAGGACCGCGGCGGACGCCGACGGCTGGGGGCTCAGCATCGGGTAGAGCAGCTGCGAGAAGGCGTCGCGGCCGGTGTCGCTCATGTCGTCCGCGCTCCCGCCTTCTCGCCGATCTGCAGGGCCACGCCGCCGTGGACCAGCACGGTGTCGCCGACCTCGACGCCGTCGACGAGCTCGATCGACACCTCCGCCGGCCGGCCGGCCTCCAGGCCGCGCGCGGTGGTGCCGTCCTCGCTCACCCAGTCCACCAGCACCGGGAAGAGGGCGTCGGCGCAGGTGATGCAGATCTCGTCGTGGCAGGGCTCGGTCACGACCGTCCTCCCGCGGTCGGGGCGGTGCCGATGCCCCGGTGGTTGAGGATGATGTGCACCAGCTCCCAGAGGATGTGGTACGTCGCCAGGTGGAGCTCCTGGGCCACCAGCGGGTGGGGCTCCTCGACCTCGAAGACGTGGTCGGCGGCCACGGTGCCGTCGTCGGGGCCGTCGAGCAGGGCGATGGTGAGCATGCCCTTCGCACGGGCCGCGTCGAGCCCGCGGGTCACCGCCGGCGAGGCGGGCAGGTCGGCGAAGGCGAGGGCGATGTCTCCGGCGCCCCCGAGCACCTCCAGCTGGTGGGAGAACACCGAGTCACGGTCGCCGCCGAGCAGGATGCCGGTGACGGTGGCGGAGTCGGTGGTGAGCGAGAGCGCGGGGAGGGCCCGGCAGCCGGGGAGGGCGGGGTGGACGTACTCGACCGAGTTGTGCTGGGCGTCGGTGGCGCGCAGCCCGCTCCCGAAGATCAGCAGGGTGCCGCCGTCGAAGAAGCGGTCGGCCATCGCCGAGGCGCAGGCGGCCACCGCCGGGGCGTGGCTCGCGAAGAAGCTCTCGGAGGCGCGCATGCTGTGGGCGAAGCGCTCGCGCACCATCGCCCGGGCGGCGTCGTGGCCGCCGGGGCGCTCCCCATCGTGGCGCTGCTGGGCGATCATCCCGCCACCACCGCCGCCGCCGGCGCCCGGCGCGACCGCGCCGCCGCCACCAGCGCCTGGCCCAGGCTGATGCCCCCATCGTTGGCCGGAACGAACCGGTTGCTGTAGACCTCGAGCCCGGCGTCGCGGAGGAGGGCGTCGACCCGCTCCAGCAGCAGCGCGTTCTGGAAGACGCCGCCGCTCAGCGCCACCCGGCGCAGGCCGGTCTCGGTGGAGAGCCGGCGGCAGGCGGCGGTCACCGCCGCGGCCAGGGTCTCGTGGAAGCGGGCGGCGAGCAGCTCCACCGGCACACCGGCGAGCCGGTCGGCGACCAGCCGCCGGATCAGCTCGAGGGTGTCGATGCGCAATGGTTCGCCCTGCATCCCCACAGGGTAGCGCCCGGCGTCCCTCGGGTCGATGCCGCTCGCGAGGGACTCGAGGCGCATCGCAGCCTCGGCCTCGAAGCTGGAGTGGTGGGCGACCCCGAGCAGGCTGGCGACGGCGTCGAAGAGCCGCCCCGCGCTGGTGCTCAGCGGCGCCGCGGTGGGGCTGGCGGCGACGCGCACCACCAGCCGCCAGCGCCGCGCGTCCGGGGCGCCCTCGCCGCCGAACCACTCCGGCGGTGTCTCGCCCGCCAGCCCGGCGGCGCAGAGATAGGCGGCGGCCATCCGCCAGCCCTCGCGCGCGCACAGGTCGCCGCCGGGCTGCCGGACTGCAAGCAGGTGCCCGGCGCGCTCG includes these proteins:
- the hypE gene encoding hydrogenase expression/formation protein HypE: MRKRKPSLRESTITMSHGAGGKSSHTLVTALFADVLSNPLLDQLGDNAQLTIPGLDGARLAMSTDSFVVSPLFFPGGDIGELAVNGTVNDLAVGGAQPLCLSAAFILEEGLDIGLLRRVVESMRAAADRAGVSIVTGDTKVVPRGKADQLFITTTGVGLVREPQRLGFGRIRPGDVVLLNGAIGDHGSTVMLARGDVDLEAESLHSDTQPLWRLVSTLLDAGVDVHFMRDATRGGVATVLNEIAQQAGLAVAIDEDDLPVHDQVRGVAEILGIEPLYIANEGVLVAIVAAADAERALELMRSLPEGAEAARIGEVREEPEGMVFIRTGFGGTRVVDMLIGDPLPRIC
- a CDS encoding SIS domain-containing protein, yielding MSDTGRDAFSQLLYPMLSPQPSASAAVLEELAVAPREKSAESNRLRTRMLAESEDEIVVCAAAMAARFAAGGRLLCCGNGGSATAAADMVAEFLLPPVGHRPIPALSLTNDVAVVTAVANDVSFDDVFLRQVIALGRPGDVVVGVSTSGNSENILRGSQEAHRRGMLTVGIAGYDGGRMARDATLDHCFVVRSSSVHRIQEVQTTLYHVLWELVQRYMEEPACA
- the hypC gene encoding HypC/HybG/HupF family hydrogenase formation chaperone, whose translation is MCLAIPARLVEYLDEDRMFGKVELGGVQRRVNTLLLVGPDACEPGDYVLVHVGFALSRVSEEEAKDQLRILGEMGSAYQEELQAIGESMSLDLSAPDGTVLTVTPEVAVHEVR
- a CDS encoding HypC/HybG/HupF family hydrogenase formation chaperone, with the protein product MTEPCHDEICITCADALFPVLVDWVSEDGTTARGLEAGRPAEVSIELVDGVEVGDTVLVHGGVALQIGEKAGARTT
- a CDS encoding SIS domain-containing protein, with amino-acid sequence MIAQQRHDGERPGGHDAARAMVRERFAHSMRASESFFASHAPAVAACASAMADRFFDGGTLLIFGSGLRATDAQHNSVEYVHPALPGCRALPALSLTTDSATVTGILLGGDRDSVFSHQLEVLGGAGDIALAFADLPASPAVTRGLDAARAKGMLTIALLDGPDDGTVAADHVFEVEEPHPLVAQELHLATYHILWELVHIILNHRGIGTAPTAGGRS
- a CDS encoding SDR family NAD(P)-dependent oxidoreductase, which translates into the protein MDVTGSVALITGGASGLGAATAQRLAGAGATVVILDLPGSAGADLAATLPHGARFVPADVTDAEAVAGAVATAAGLGELRVLVCCAGVGPPAKVVGRDGTPMPLQHFTRILEINLVGTFNAVRLAAARMVANPPNDDGERGVVVMTSSIAAYDGQIGQVAYSASKGGIVGMTLPLARDLSRDGVRVVTIAPGTFDTPLLAGAPQNVRDALGAAVPFPSRLGRPEEYGALVECIVGNAMLNGEVIRLDGAMRMPPR
- the hypD gene encoding hydrogenase formation protein HypD, yielding MKFADEFRDADLARALGAKIAEESGDRHWKIMEVCGGHTHTIFKYGIEDLLPSNVELVHGPGCPVCVIPMGRLDDGIALARNPEVIFTCFGDLMRVPGGNGSLLDAKAEGADVRMVYSPLDALKIARDNPDRKVVFYAIGFETTAPSTALTLLHAKAEGVKNFSVFCNHVTIIPPMKAILDSPDLRLDGFLGPGHVSSVVGIRPYEFVTQTYNKPVVVVGFEPLDILQGVHMVMRQILEGRCEVENQYKRVVHDDGNAKSLEVLGRVFSIRPHFEWRGLGFISQSALQLRDEFAEFDAEKIFTVPGVRVADPKACQCGEVLKGVLKPWECKVFGTACTPETPIGTCMVSSEGACAAYYNFGRYSRSRERERVLAGAAANGDRG